The following proteins are co-located in the Castanea sativa cultivar Marrone di Chiusa Pesio chromosome 8, ASM4071231v1 genome:
- the LOC142607037 gene encoding zinc finger protein ZAT12-like, with the protein MKRVRDIGEVQTIDMANCLMLLSKVGQIDSTKNNSRTRAFVCKTCNRQFPSFQALGGHRASHKKPRLMAGDLLHNMPSSPVKPKTHECSICGLEFSIGQALGGHMRRHRAAMSEGLVVNNDRLVQVVPIMKKSNSKRVLCLDLNLMPLENDLKLCSWG; encoded by the coding sequence ATGAAGAGAGTCAGAGATATTGGAGAGGTTCAGACCATAGACATGGCCAATTGCTTGATGTTACTATCCAAAGTTGGCCAAATTGATTCGACCAAAAATAATTCACGTACTCGTGCTTTTGTATGCAAGACATGCAATCGGCAGTTTCCTTCGTTTCAAGCCTTGGGAGGACACAGAGCAAGCCACAAGAAGCCTAGGTTAATGGCTGGAGACCTACTTCATAACATGCCAAGCTCACCCGTGAAGCCAAAGACACACGAGTGCTCCATATGTGGGCTTGAATTCTCGATTGGACAAGCACTTGGAGGACATATGAGGAGGCATAGGGCTGCCATGAGTGAAGGGTTGGTGGTTAATAATGATCGTCTTGTGCAAGTCGTGCCTATCATGAAGAAATCAAACAGCAAAAGGGTCTTGTGcttggatttgaatttgatgCCGCTGGAAAATGATCTCAAGTTGTGCAGTTGGGGATGA